The Buchnera aphidicola (Cinara cf. splendens/pseudotsugae 3390) sequence ACTAATCCTTCTACACCTTCTTCAATTTCTACAAAACAACCATAATCAGTTAAATTAGTAACATATCCCGTATGTTTACTACCTTCCGGATAACGTTGTGTAAGATTAGTCCAAGGATCAATACCTAATTGTTTCAAACCTAATGAAACTCTTGTTTTTTGTTCATCAAATTTTAATACTTTAACTTTAATTGTATCACCTATTTTTACTATTTCACTGGGATGTTGGACTCTTTTCCAAGCCATATCAGTAATGTGTAACAATCCATCTACTCCTCCTAAATCAATAAAAGCACCGTAATCTGTTAAATTTTTAACCATTCCTTTAATAATGTTCCCTTCTTGTAAGTTTTTTAACAACTGATCACGTTCAGCATTGTTTTCTAATTCAATAACTGCTTTTCGTGAAACAACTACATTATTTCTTTTTTGATCTAGTTTAATAACCTTAAAGTCTAAATTTTTTCCTTCTAGATGCAAAGTATCTCGCACAGGACGAACATCAACTAAAGATCCAGGTAAAAAAGCTCGTATATCATTTAATTCAACGGTAAAACCCCCTTTTACCTTACCATTAATTACACCTCTGACATTACGTAATTCTTTATGAGCTTTTTCTAAATTAACCCAAGATTCATGTCTTTTAGCTTTTTCTCTTGATAAAACAGTTTCACCGAAACCATCCTCTATAGCGTCTAAAGAAACATCAATCATGTCTCCTACTTTTACTTCTAATTTACCACTGGAATTTTTAAATTGTTCTATAGGAATAAAGGATTCTGATTTTAATCCTGCATCAACTATAACCATATCATTATCTATTGATACTACTGATCCTTTAATAATGGATCCAGGACGGGTTTCTACTTTTTTTAGTGATTCTTCGAATAGTTCAGCGAAAGATGTTGTCATATAAAATGTTTTATTTATGTGTATTATGAAAGTTTAAAAGTGTTTAAAATAAGTTAAACAACCATAAAAAGTTAGTCAAAAAACCATTTATTTTTTAAATGGAATATAATAAAGAATATATAAAAATTAATACTACTATTACCTAAAAAGGTAATTAACATGTATTTATAATGATATTAATAAAAAAAAATAATTTTATAAATAAAAACTTTAAATTGTTAAAATTATAATTTTAATATCTTGCGTTTTAACTGATTTAATAAAATTATTACACATTAAATAATATCTTTTTATTTAAAAAAATAATTTTATAAAAAAATATAAATATATATCAATTATTATAAAAAATATCGCTATATTAAGAATTAATATATATACTAAAATATTTGAAAATTTTTATATATAATCGTTTGCATTTACGTTTATTTGTAGTCAATTATACACAAACTCATTAATTAATAGAATTTTACATTTTAGATAAAATCACTACATTTAATTTTTTAAAAATGACAAATTGAGTTAAATTTTTCAAAAAAAGATGGAAATGTTTTATTTACACAAGTTGGATTTAATAATGTTATTGGTACTCCAGATAAAGCAATTAAAGAAAAACACATAGCCATACGATGATCGTTGTATGTATTAATAGTAGCATGTAAAAATTTTTTTACAGGATGAACAATTATAAAGTCACGTCCTTCTTGTACTTGAGCACCAATTTTTTTTAATTCAGTTGCCATAGCACACAAACGATCTGTTTCTTTAACTCTCCAATTATATATGTTTTTAATATAAACAAAATGCTCTGCGAATAAACCTAGCATAGCAATAGTCATAGCTGCGTCCGGAATATGATTACAGTCAATAGTAATACCAGATAAACTATTTTTAGTACAAATCAGTGAATTTTTTTTCCAAAAAATAGATACTCCCATTTTTTTTAATACATCAACAAACTTTGCATCTCCTTGTATACTATTTTTTTTTATACCGTTAATCTTTACAAATCTTCCCTTTATAGCTGCAGCTGCTAAAAAATAGGTAGCAGAAGACATATCGCTTTCTACTAAATATTTTTTAGGAGAAACATACGTTTGATTTCCCTTAACAAAAAAACATTTATAATTATCTATAATATTTATTGAAACACCAAATATTTTCATTAAATTGATAGTCATATCAATATATGGTTTAGAAACTAATACACCTTTAACAATAATTTTTGTATCCAATTTTGCTAAAGGAGCAATCATTAAAAGTGCACTTAAAAATTGACTTGATATTGATCCATCTACAACAATTTTTCCTCCTGTAAATCCTCCTTGCACGTATACAGGAGGATATTTTAAGTTGTTTAAATAACTAATATTAGCTCCTCCTAATTGTAACGATTCTACTAAATGATGAATTGGTCGTTCTTGCATTCTTTTATCACCGGTTAAAACAATTTTATTATTTTTAATAGATAATGCTGCTAATAATGGACGCATAGCGGTTCCAGCATTACCTAAATATAAAGTAATTTTTCTTTCTATATAAAATGGACCAGAATTTCCTTCTATTATACATTCTGATTTATTATAATCCCAATGATATGTTATACCTAACTGAGATAATGCTTCCAACATATATTTAACATCATCACTATATAATAAATTTTTTATGATCGTGCTACCTGTAGATATAGCTGATAATAATAATACTCGATTTGAAATACTTTTTGATCCGGGTAAATTTAATTCACCTTCAATATATTTAATAGGCAATAAAGTTAAACTTTTTTGCATGATAAATAAACTCCTACGAATAAATAGTGATAATTATAAATTTTTTATGTTAGTTTTAACTGAATTTTTCTTCAAAATATTTCATAAAACGAATTAAATGATAAATCCCTTCAATAGGCATAGCGTTATATATAGAAGCTCGAATCCCTCCTACTAAAGAATGTCCTTTTAATCCTAATAATTTATATTTTTCAGCAGTATCAACAAATAAATTCGTTAATTTTTTTTCCTTTAAATGAAATGTCACATTCATATGTGATTGATGAGAAGGTATAATATAATTTTTATAAAAATCAGTAGAATTTAAATACTGATACAGTAGTTTTGCTTTTTTTTTGTTGTTTTTTTCTATAACAGATAAGCCGCCTAAATTTTTAATCCATTTAAATACTAGTCCAGCTACGTACCAGGAAAATACACTAGGTGTATTTAACATAGAATTTGATTTCATTAATAATTTATAATTTAAAATAGAAGGAGATTGTATATTTGACTGCATTAACAAATCATCACGAATAATTACTAAAGTAATACCTGCAGGACCAATATTTTTTTGAGCACATGCATAAATAATACCGTATTTTTCTACATTAATTTTTCGTGATAAAATAGTAGAAGAAAAATCACCTACTATAATTTTATTATTCAGTATAGGTTCTTCAAAAATTTCTATTCCTTCAATAGTCTCATTTGGACAATAATGTAAATATGTATATCTAGAAGATACATCCCAATCTTTTATCGATTGAATGGAAATAATTTTATTTCTTGATATTTTTCTTACGGATATACATGTAGGGCTACAGTATTTTTTTGCCTCTTGATAAGCACATAATGACCAATATCCACTGTGTATGTACTCTGGTTGCACAAATTTATGCTTTAAGTTTAACGGAATAGCAGAAAATTGACCTCGTGCTCCACCATGACAAAATAAAATATAGTAATTACTAGGTATATTTAATATAGAACGTAAATCTTTTTCAACCTGAAAAGTATATTCTATAAACTTTTGACTACGATGACTGATCTCAATAATTGAAGATTGAGAGTCATTCCAATTGAAAAAATTTTTTTTTATTTCAGACAAAACTATTTTTGGAAGAACAGCCGGTCCAGGATTAAAATTATACACAATAGCCATATTTATCACCAATATAATTGCTTTATATTTTAAGTACTACAGAATAGAAATAAAGATTTTTATGTATTAACATATACACTAAAATTTTTTAGCAAATTACATTAAAAATTTTATACCGTTCATATAAGGTTTTTGCAATACTTTTGGAACAGATATTTTTCCATTAGAACATTGAAAATTCTCTAAAATAGCAGCTAAAATCCTTCCAACAGCTAGACCCGAACCATTTAAAGTATGTAAAAAAAAGTTTTTTTTATTACTACTGTCTTTATAACGAGCATTAATTCTTCTAGCTTGAAAATCACCAATCATTGAACATGAAGATACTTCTCTATATATTTTTTGAACAGGAAACCATACTTCTAAATCATATGTTTTTTGAGATGAAAAACCTAGTTCACCTGTACACAATAATATTTTTCTATACGGCAGTTGTAATAATTGTAGTATTTTTTCTGCATGTTGTGTTAAAATTTCAAGTGTATTTTCAGATTTAAGAGGATGTACAATTTGTACAATTTCAACTTTATCAAATTGACGATTCCTGATTAATCCTTTAACATTTTTTCCATAAGTATTTTTTTCAGCACGAAAACAAGAACTCAAAGCAACAAATTTTAATGGCAATTCTTTAAATAAAATAATTTTATTTTGAACCAAATTTACTAAAGGTACCTCTGATGTTGGTATCAAAAACAGTTTTTCATACCTATTCTTTTGATAATCCTCATGCAACGTATACGCATGAAATAAATCTGATTTAAATTTTGGTAATTGACCTGTACCAAACATACAAGAATCTTTTACAATATGAGGTACATACACTTCTTTATACCCGTGTATTCGAGTATGTACATCCAACATGAACTGTCCTAATGCGCGATGTAAGTGTGCAACCGGACCTTTCATAATCACATAACCAGAACCAGAGATAACAGAAGATGTCTTCCAATCAAAACCTTGTAATTTGTTTCCAATTTCTATATGATCAATAATAGAGAAGTTGTATTTTTTTTTTTTTCCCCATGAATAAATTTTTTTATTATTTTTTTCTCCTGTACCTATAGGTACATCATGATACGGTATATTAGGAACAAAAATCAGTATTTTATATATTTTTTTTTTTATTTTTTCTAATTTTTTTTTCAGATTTTTAATAGCTAAACGAGAGGTAATAATTTGATTTTTAAAAACATCACACTCGTTAAAAAGTTTTTTTCTATACATTAAATGTTGTGACATTCTTTTGTGTTCTGATGTTTTTTTTTCACTGTGGATCTGTAATTTTTTTCTTTTTTTTTCTAAATTTTTTAATCTATCTATATCTAGAATATAATTTTTTTTCTTTAATAAATCTTGATAAAAAGAATAATTATTTTTAATTGCATTAAAATTTAACATAGTACTTATAATTTTCCAGTATACAAACTTTTAATAAATCTATAATATGTATAAAATACATATGTATATATTTATTATATACATGATGTTTAATAAAATAAATTCATAAATACTGCATATTTCTTGTATTATTAAAATATTTAATAATTTTATTATTAAAATCTTTATTTTATATAAATATATATTTTGATTATTAGTGCAACACAAAAAAACAAACAAAATTATATTTAAGACAATAATCTTATTATTATACACAAATCTTACTTTTATTATATTAACTATTTTTATTTAAAAATTTTAAAATAGACATTTATTTTTAGGAAAGAAAAATGGTATGAATAAAATAAAACAAAAACATGCACAATTAATTATTATTGGATCAGGACCAGCTGGATACACGGCAGCAATTTATTCTGCTCGATCCAATATTGATACTATATTAATAACTGGATCTCAGCCAGGAGGACAATTAGTACAAACTAATGAAATAGAAAATTGGCCGGGAGATTATAATCATATTAATGGAATTACATTAATGGATCGTATGCTACTTCATGTAAAAAAATTTTCTGTTAATATCATTCATGACGTAATTAAATCTGTAAATTTTAAAGAAAATCCTTTTAAGTTACTTGGAGAAGAGTATTCATATACTAGTTACGCTATTATTATAGCAACCGGATCTCATACAAAATTGTTAAACATTAATTCAGAAAATCTATATATGGGAAAAGGAGTATCTACCTGTGCTGTTTGTGATGGATTTTTTTATAAAAACCAACTTGTAGCTGTAGTAGGAGGAGGAAATTCAGCTTTAGAAGAAGCTATATATTTATCTAACATAGCTAAAACAGTATATTTAATTCATCGTCGTAATCAATTCCGAGCAGATAAAATATTAATTAATCGATTATATGATAAAATAAAAAAAAGAAATAACATTACTATTTTTTTTGATTCTATTGTTACAGACATCTTAGGAAATGATATATCAATAAATAAAATTAAAATTTGTTCTACTATAGATAGTACGGTTAAATATTTAAACGTATCAGGATTATTTATTGCAATTGGACACATTCCAAATTCTCAAATATTTTCTAAATATATTGACATTCAAAATAATTATGTAAAAATCGATTATAATCAAAATTATATGAAAACACAAACCAATATACCAGGAATATTTTCTGCTGGAGATGTATCTGATTCAATCTATAAACAAGCTATAACAGCTGCGGCAAGTGGATGTATGGCTGCTATAGATGCTGAAAAATACTTAAATAATAATTTAAAATAATATAAAAATTTATATAAACTAGTTAAGGATTTATCTAATGAAAGAAAAAAGTATAGAAATGCAAGGCATAGTAATAGACACTCTTCCTAATACTATGTTTAAAGTTGAATTAGAAAACAAACACATAATCATAGCTCACATATCTGGAAAAATGAGGAAAAATTATATAAGAATCTTAACAGGTGATAAAGTTACACTAGAAATGACACCTTATGATCTTAGTAAAGGAAGAATTATTTTTAGAAGTAGATAAATTTTTAATAAATATTGTATTTTTAAAGAATAAATTAACTATTTTATGAAAAAGTTATAATTATATAAAAATATTTGTAACAATTAATATTATCTATTTTTATAATGTTCAAAAAATTATCAAATAAGTAAATTAATTTTTATAAATTAAAAAATATTAGGATAAATATGCGTACTAAATATTGCGGAGAAATTACACCAATTGATATAAACACAATAATTACTGTATGCGGTTGGGTTAATAAAATACGAATTTTAAAAAAATTAATTTTTGTTGAAGTACAGGATACTACAGGAATTATACAAGTTATTTTTAATAAAAAAAACAATACATATATTTCTTCAGTACCACATTTGCGTAATGGTTTTTGTATACAAATTCAAGGATTAGTTACTATAAAAAAATCATTTAATTTTCTAAAAAACATCTTAAAAGAAAAAATAATAGAAATCATAGGATTTACCTGTATTATATTTAATAAAACACTTCCTATACCATTAGACTATAAAAAAAAAAACAAGAAAGATATAAGATTTAAATTTCGTTATTTAGATTTACGCCGTACTGTAATGTTTAAAAACATTAAAACACGTAGTAAAATAACTACTATAATCAGAAAATTCTTTATAAAAAATAAATTTTTAGAAATTGAAACTCCTATTTTAACTAAATCTACTCCAGAAGGAGCATCAGATTATTTAGTTAATAGCCGATTATATCCGGGTAAATATTATGCCTTACCTCAATCCCCACAATTGTTTAAACAATTATTAATGATTTCAGGAATAGATCGATATTATCAAATTGCTAAATGCTTTAGAGATGAAGATTTGCGATCTGATCGACAACCAGAATTTACGCAAATAGATGTAGAAGTAGCTTTTTTAAAAATACATTATATACAAAAATTGATAAGTCATTTGATACAAAATTTATGGTTATCAATTAAAAAAATAACATTAAAAAAAATAAAAAAAATAAGCTATCATGATAGCATATTAAAGTATGGAACAGATAAACCGGACTTAAGAAATCCTATTCAATTTATTAATTTAGATAATTTTTTTAAAAATGATTTCCAATTTTTTTTCCCTTGGTTATCAAAAAAAAAATCTAATCGTATTATTTCTATTAGAATTCCTAATGGAACAAACTTGATTTCAGAAAAAAAAATACAAATTTATGAAAAATTTTTAAAAAAAATAAAATTAAATCAATTTATGTATACAAAAATTATTGATATAGATAGTTTTAATATACATACAGATCCATATTTAAACAAAAAAATCAAAAAAAAACAAATATGTCAAATATTTTCTCAAAATATTATCTGTAATGGAGATATGTTTTTTATAGTAGCAGAAGAAACAAATTTAGCTAATAAAATACTAAGTGATTTAAGATTAAAAATTGGAATTGATTTGAAAATAACAAATTTAGAAAAAGTATGTCCTATTTGGATTACAAATTTTCCGTTATTTAAAAAAGATAAACATGAAAATTTAAAATCTATGCATCATCCGTTTACTTCTCCGCAATATGAGATACCAGACATAATTTCTACAGATCCGTGCAAAATATTGTCTAGTGCATTTGATTTAGTAATTAACGGTTACGAAATAGGTGGAGGATCTCAAAGAATTCATGATTATAAACTTCAAAAGAAAATTTTTAATATACTTCAAATTAATAAAATTAAACAAAAAGAAAAGTTTGGTTTTTTTCTAAATGCTTTAAAATATGGTGCACCACCTCATGCAGGATTAGCATTAGGTTTAGATCGTTTAACTATGTTATTAACAGATAGTAGCACCATTTCTGACGTAATTGCTTTTCCAAAAACTACTTCAGCAACTTGTTTGATGACAGGTGCTCCATGCTAATAAATAGTCTTAAAATCAATATTATTGTATGGTCTACTTTATATTAAAATAAATAATAATAAATTATATCATAAATGTTTTAAAAAACTATTTCATAATATGAATGAGGAACTATGGCAGGACATAGCAAGTGGGCAAATACGAAACACAGAAAAAACGCCCAAGATATAAAACGCAGTAAAATATTTACTAAAATCATCAAAGAAATTTCTACTTCTAGTATGAAATATGGTTCAGACGTAAGTAAAAATTTTCAATTAAGAAATCTTTTAGAAAAAGCTAACACCTATAACTTAAAAAAAAAATCAATCAATAAAGCTATACACGGTAACGTTCTAGGTAGTAAAAAAGATATATTTAAT is a genomic window containing:
- the rpsA gene encoding 30S ribosomal protein S1, whose amino-acid sequence is MTTSFAELFEESLKKVETRPGSIIKGSVVSIDNDMVIVDAGLKSESFIPIEQFKNSSGKLEVKVGDMIDVSLDAIEDGFGETVLSREKAKRHESWVNLEKAHKELRNVRGVINGKVKGGFTVELNDIRAFLPGSLVDVRPVRDTLHLEGKNLDFKVIKLDQKRNNVVVSRKAVIELENNAERDQLLKNLQEGNIIKGMVKNLTDYGAFIDLGGVDGLLHITDMAWKRVQHPSEIVKIGDTIKVKVLKFDEQKTRVSLGLKQLGIDPWTNLTQRYPEGSKHTGYVTNLTDYGCFVEIEEGVEGLVHVSEMDWTNKNIHPSKVVKPKEKINVSILNIDESRRRISLGIKQCKINPWNIFAEKNNKGCKVSGKIKSITDFGIFIGLKGGIDGLVHLSDLSWFVSGDKEVKKYKKGQNIEAIVLQVDSVRERISLGIKQLQEDPFYKYISNNQKNTAIFGVVKSIEEKAILLKIEKGILGCLKLANIPSSYRQKYISDLSIGNTLLVQILGFDKKNRTVYVSITEELHLKNMQNFSLQENSIDFKKNDNTMTQAFEDAKN
- the aroA gene encoding 3-phosphoshikimate 1-carboxyvinyltransferase, with translation MQKSLTLLPIKYIEGELNLPGSKSISNRVLLLSAISTGSTIIKNLLYSDDVKYMLEALSQLGITYHWDYNKSECIIEGNSGPFYIERKITLYLGNAGTAMRPLLAALSIKNNKIVLTGDKRMQERPIHHLVESLQLGGANISYLNNLKYPPVYVQGGFTGGKIVVDGSISSQFLSALLMIAPLAKLDTKIIVKGVLVSKPYIDMTINLMKIFGVSINIIDNYKCFFVKGNQTYVSPKKYLVESDMSSATYFLAAAAIKGRFVKINGIKKNSIQGDAKFVDVLKKMGVSIFWKKNSLICTKNSLSGITIDCNHIPDAAMTIAMLGLFAEHFVYIKNIYNWRVKETDRLCAMATELKKIGAQVQEGRDFIIVHPVKKFLHATINTYNDHRMAMCFSLIALSGVPITLLNPTCVNKTFPSFFEKFNSICHF
- the serC gene encoding 3-phosphoserine/phosphohydroxythreonine transaminase, yielding MAIVYNFNPGPAVLPKIVLSEIKKNFFNWNDSQSSIIEISHRSQKFIEYTFQVEKDLRSILNIPSNYYILFCHGGARGQFSAIPLNLKHKFVQPEYIHSGYWSLCAYQEAKKYCSPTCISVRKISRNKIISIQSIKDWDVSSRYTYLHYCPNETIEGIEIFEEPILNNKIIVGDFSSTILSRKINVEKYGIIYACAQKNIGPAGITLVIIRDDLLMQSNIQSPSILNYKLLMKSNSMLNTPSVFSWYVAGLVFKWIKNLGGLSVIEKNNKKKAKLLYQYLNSTDFYKNYIIPSHQSHMNVTFHLKEKKLTNLFVDTAEKYKLLGLKGHSLVGGIRASIYNAMPIEGIYHLIRFMKYFEEKFS
- the serS gene encoding serine--tRNA ligase; the protein is MLNFNAIKNNYSFYQDLLKKKNYILDIDRLKNLEKKRKKLQIHSEKKTSEHKRMSQHLMYRKKLFNECDVFKNQIITSRLAIKNLKKKLEKIKKKIYKILIFVPNIPYHDVPIGTGEKNNKKIYSWGKKKKYNFSIIDHIEIGNKLQGFDWKTSSVISGSGYVIMKGPVAHLHRALGQFMLDVHTRIHGYKEVYVPHIVKDSCMFGTGQLPKFKSDLFHAYTLHEDYQKNRYEKLFLIPTSEVPLVNLVQNKIILFKELPLKFVALSSCFRAEKNTYGKNVKGLIRNRQFDKVEIVQIVHPLKSENTLEILTQHAEKILQLLQLPYRKILLCTGELGFSSQKTYDLEVWFPVQKIYREVSSCSMIGDFQARRINARYKDSSNKKNFFLHTLNGSGLAVGRILAAILENFQCSNGKISVPKVLQKPYMNGIKFLM
- the trxB gene encoding thioredoxin-disulfide reductase gives rise to the protein MNKIKQKHAQLIIIGSGPAGYTAAIYSARSNIDTILITGSQPGGQLVQTNEIENWPGDYNHINGITLMDRMLLHVKKFSVNIIHDVIKSVNFKENPFKLLGEEYSYTSYAIIIATGSHTKLLNINSENLYMGKGVSTCAVCDGFFYKNQLVAVVGGGNSALEEAIYLSNIAKTVYLIHRRNQFRADKILINRLYDKIKKRNNITIFFDSIVTDILGNDISINKIKICSTIDSTVKYLNVSGLFIAIGHIPNSQIFSKYIDIQNNYVKIDYNQNYMKTQTNIPGIFSAGDVSDSIYKQAITAAASGCMAAIDAEKYLNNNLK
- the infA gene encoding translation initiation factor IF-1 is translated as MKEKSIEMQGIVIDTLPNTMFKVELENKHIIIAHISGKMRKNYIRILTGDKVTLEMTPYDLSKGRIIFRSR
- the aspS gene encoding aspartate--tRNA ligase, which produces MRTKYCGEITPIDINTIITVCGWVNKIRILKKLIFVEVQDTTGIIQVIFNKKNNTYISSVPHLRNGFCIQIQGLVTIKKSFNFLKNILKEKIIEIIGFTCIIFNKTLPIPLDYKKKNKKDIRFKFRYLDLRRTVMFKNIKTRSKITTIIRKFFIKNKFLEIETPILTKSTPEGASDYLVNSRLYPGKYYALPQSPQLFKQLLMISGIDRYYQIAKCFRDEDLRSDRQPEFTQIDVEVAFLKIHYIQKLISHLIQNLWLSIKKITLKKIKKISYHDSILKYGTDKPDLRNPIQFINLDNFFKNDFQFFFPWLSKKKSNRIISIRIPNGTNLISEKKIQIYEKFLKKIKLNQFMYTKIIDIDSFNIHTDPYLNKKIKKKQICQIFSQNIICNGDMFFIVAEETNLANKILSDLRLKIGIDLKITNLEKVCPIWITNFPLFKKDKHENLKSMHHPFTSPQYEIPDIISTDPCKILSSAFDLVINGYEIGGGSQRIHDYKLQKKIFNILQINKIKQKEKFGFFLNALKYGAPPHAGLALGLDRLTMLLTDSSTISDVIAFPKTTSATCLMTGAPC